Proteins encoded within one genomic window of Setaria italica strain Yugu1 chromosome IV, Setaria_italica_v2.0, whole genome shotgun sequence:
- the LOC101770155 gene encoding cytochrome P450 734A4: MMGVVAVEEAGSSWWAWRAAAAAACLLVLLHVAARVADALWWRPRRLEAHFARQGVRGPPYRFLLGCVTEMVALMADAAAKPMSPPDSHDALPRVLAFYHYWRKIYGPMFLIWFGPTPRLTVADPELVREILLTNADAFDRYEAHPVVRQLEGDGLVSLHDGKWALHRRVLTPAFFPDNLNRLAPHVGRSVAALAERWRAMASAGGGEVEVDVAEWFQAVAEEAITRATFGRSYDSGRVVFRMQARLMAFASEAFRKVLVPGYRFLPTKKNRLSWSLDREIRRGLVRLIGHRSDEAEEGGGAELNDKGSNGFRDLLGLMINAGGKKAPAIPVADMLEECKTFFFAGKQTTTNLLTWATVLLAMHPDWQERARREVLAVCGADELPSKDHLPKLKTLGMILNETLRLYPPAVATIRRARRDVTLGDGGVSVPRDTELLIPIMAMHHDVALWGHDATEFNPARFAGGASRAAAHPLAFIPFGLGPRMCIGQNLALLEAKITLAILLQRFELARSPNYVHAPTVLMLLYPQYGAPVIFRSVSSFPPSD, encoded by the exons ATGAtgggggtggtggcggtggaggaggcgggtTCTTCGTGGTGggcgtggagggcggcggcggcggcggcgtgcctgCTCGTCCTCCTGCACGTGGCAGCGCGGGTGGCGGACGCGCTCTGGTGGCGCCCGCGGCGGCTGGAGGCGCACTTCGCGCGCCAGGGCGTGCGGGGCCCGCCGTACCGCTTCCTCCTCGGCTGCGTCACGGAGATGGTCGCGCTCAtggcggacgccgccgccaagcccATGTCGCCGCCGGACTCGCACGACGCGCTGCCCCGGGTGCTCGCCTTCTACCACTACTGGAGGAAGATCTACG GGCCGATGTTCTTGATATGGTTCGGGCCGACGCCGCGGCTGACGGTGGCGGACCCGGAGCTGGTCCGCGAGATCCTCCTGACGAACGCCGACGCGTTCGACCGCTACGAGGCGCACCCCGTCGTCCGGCAGCTCGAGGGCGACGGCCTCGTCAGCCTCCACGACGGCAAGTGGGCGCTCCACCGCCGCGTCCTCACCCCGGCCTTCTTCCCCGACAACCTCAAC CGACTGGCGCCGCACGTCGGCAggtcggtggcggcgctggcggagcggtggcgcgccatggcctccgccggcggcggcgaggtggaggtggacgtGGCGGAGTGGTTCCAGGCGGTGGCCGAGGAGGCCATCACGCGCGCCACGTTCGGCCGCAGCTACGACTCCGGCCGCGTCGTCTTCCGCATGCAGGCTCGCCTCATGGCCTTCGCCTCTGAGGCCTTCCGCAAGGTCCTCGTCCCCGGGTACCG GTTCTTGCCGACCAAGAAGAACCGGCTGTCGTGGAGCCTGGACAGAGAGATCAGGCGGGGGCTCGTCAGGCTCATCGGCCACCGCAGCGACGAGGCCGAGGaaggcggaggcgcggagctCAACGACAAGGGGAGCAACGGCTTCCGGGACCTGCTGGGGCTCATGATCAATGCCGGGGGCAAGAAGGCGCCGGCGATACCCGTGGCCGACATGCTGGAGGAATGCAAGAccttcttcttcgccggcaAGCAGACGACCACCAACCTCCTCACCTGGGCCACCGTGCTCCTCGCCATGCACCCGGACTGGCAGGAGCGCGCACGGCGGGAGGTCCTCGCCGTGTgcggcgccgacgagctccCGTCCAAGGACCACCTCCCCAAGCTCAAGACG CTGGGCATGATCCTGAACGAGACGCTCCGCCTGTACCCGCCGGCGGTGGCCACCATCCGCCGCGCGAGGCGCGACGTCaccctcggcgacggcggcgtatCCGTCCCGCGCGACACCGAGCTGCTCATCCCGATCATGGCGATGCACCACGACGTAGCGCTCTGGGGCCACGACGCCACGGAGTTCAACCCGGCCcggttcgccggcggcgcgtccagggcggcggcgcacccgcTGGCGTTCATCCCCTTCGGCCTCGGCCCCCGGATGTGCATCGGGCAGAACCTGGCGCTCCTCGAGGCCAAAATCACGCTGGCGATCCTGCTCCAGCGGTTCGAGCTCGCGCGGTCGCCAAACTACGTGCACGCGCCGACGGTGCTGATGCTGCTGTACCCGCAGTACGGCGCGCCGGTGATCTTCCGGTCGGTCTCGTCATTCCCACCGTCCGACTGA